From a region of the Synechococcus sp. RS9916 genome:
- a CDS encoding pentapeptide repeat-containing protein translates to MASRSPQVVLASPWWASAVCALLLGSWCLAAPVVALDTSAGVGLQDRALFQERVDYTLTNQSDGDFHGQVLTNTSFAGAVGRGADFSGADLHGAIFTQGAFAEADFSDADLSDSLMDRADFSGTNLTNALLNGVIASGSSFAGASIEGADFSDALLDRDDVVRLCRDAEGVNPITGMATRDSLGC, encoded by the coding sequence ATGGCGTCCCGTTCTCCGCAGGTTGTTCTTGCGTCCCCATGGTGGGCTTCAGCAGTGTGCGCTCTGCTGTTGGGCAGTTGGTGTCTGGCGGCTCCTGTGGTGGCCTTGGACACTTCAGCGGGTGTTGGTTTGCAGGACCGCGCTCTGTTTCAGGAACGGGTGGACTACACGCTCACGAACCAGAGCGATGGCGACTTTCATGGTCAAGTGCTGACCAACACCTCCTTCGCCGGGGCTGTGGGCCGGGGGGCTGACTTCTCGGGTGCCGATCTGCACGGGGCGATCTTCACGCAAGGGGCCTTTGCTGAGGCAGATTTCAGCGATGCAGATCTCTCTGACTCCTTGATGGATCGAGCAGATTTCAGCGGCACCAATCTCACCAATGCTCTTCTAAATGGGGTGATTGCCTCCGGCAGCAGTTTTGCTGGAGCCAGCATTGAAGGGGCGGATTTCAGCGATGCTCTGCTCGATCGGGATGATGTGGTGCGGCTGTGTCGCGACGCGGAGGGGGTGAATCCCATCACCGGCATGGCCACCCGCGACAGCCTGGGTTGCTGA
- a CDS encoding folylpolyglutamate synthase/dihydrofolate synthase family protein, translated as MSFSDLLPPFDQRGMDLSLDRMIRALDALRHPCGSVPAVQVVGTNGKGSIASFIHSGLVASGIRAGLTTSPHLVDWTERIRVDHCAISSDALRERLEALQPLALRERLTPFELLITAALVHCAAEQVEWLVLEAGLGGRLDATTAHPCRPLLAVASIGLDHCEHLGGTLAAVAGEKAAAIQPGAVVISAPQAPEVAAVLAERAAAMEAELCWVEPLSSDWVLGLEGVCQRSNAAVAKAVLERIQAMGWPVDGGSIRAGLASTHWPGRLQRMKWQQHTVLLDGAHNPPAAEALRQERSHWPHAAQGLTWILAIQAHKQAPAMLQTLLEPQDQAWIVPVPGHHSWTRAMLLNENLAWAKQLFELPATADDDAGLPVIRVLEQLERQGWPAATPVIAGSLYLLGDLLASGCLQPSP; from the coding sequence GTGAGCTTCAGTGATCTGCTGCCCCCGTTTGACCAACGGGGCATGGATCTCTCTCTCGATCGGATGATTCGGGCCCTGGATGCCCTCAGGCATCCCTGTGGCTCGGTGCCTGCTGTGCAGGTGGTGGGCACCAATGGCAAGGGTTCGATCGCGAGCTTCATTCACAGTGGCCTTGTGGCTTCAGGAATCCGTGCCGGACTGACCACCTCCCCTCATCTGGTGGACTGGACCGAACGGATTCGGGTTGATCACTGCGCGATTTCTTCGGACGCGTTGCGGGAGCGGCTCGAGGCGCTTCAGCCGTTGGCGCTTCGCGAGCGACTCACGCCGTTCGAGCTGCTGATCACGGCAGCACTGGTGCACTGTGCTGCTGAACAAGTGGAGTGGCTGGTGCTGGAGGCCGGCCTCGGCGGGCGTCTCGATGCCACGACCGCCCACCCCTGCAGGCCCTTGCTGGCCGTGGCCTCGATTGGCCTCGATCACTGTGAACATCTGGGTGGCACTTTGGCCGCGGTGGCTGGTGAGAAGGCTGCGGCGATCCAACCAGGTGCTGTAGTGATCAGTGCCCCTCAGGCCCCTGAGGTGGCGGCCGTGCTTGCGGAGCGTGCGGCTGCGATGGAGGCTGAATTGTGTTGGGTCGAGCCGCTCAGCAGCGATTGGGTTTTGGGCCTCGAAGGCGTTTGTCAACGCAGCAATGCAGCCGTGGCGAAAGCTGTGCTGGAGCGGATTCAGGCCATGGGTTGGCCGGTCGATGGCGGCAGCATCCGTGCCGGTTTGGCCTCCACGCATTGGCCAGGACGCTTGCAGCGCATGAAGTGGCAGCAACACACCGTGTTGCTCGATGGTGCCCACAACCCCCCTGCTGCTGAGGCCCTCCGGCAAGAGCGCAGCCATTGGCCCCATGCAGCACAGGGGCTCACTTGGATCTTGGCGATTCAGGCTCACAAGCAGGCGCCAGCCATGCTGCAGACCCTGCTAGAGCCCCAGGATCAGGCTTGGATTGTTCCCGTGCCCGGTCACCACAGCTGGACCAGGGCCATGCTCTTGAACGAGAATCTTGCTTGGGCCAAGCAGCTGTTTGAGCTGCCCGCAACAGCGGATGATGACGCTGGTCTGCCCGTCATTCGGGTGTTGGAGCAGCTGGAGCGTCAAGGCTGGCCCGCTGCGACGCCAGTGATTGCCGGATCGTTGTATCTGCTTGGTGACCTGTTGGCGAGCGGCTGTCTGCAGCCATCGCCTTGA
- a CDS encoding amidohydrolase family protein: MNTSAVSHIQGWAPRCLIVPDGVDTPTSATVPPRADGLTPVELRWKDERLISVRLLQDSSGVPEHLLLPRLVEPHAHLDKAFTWGQAPNLEGTYSGALTANLAEHQTRTTAQVRDRAERALQQAFRHGLRAMRSHIDSLGPGADCSWEALLDAQSSWRERIALQLVALLPIEHWTTTAGQALAQQVAASGGLLGGVLVPPCRGRSPRRALTHMLRLAEQLGCGIDLHIDEAQTRPGEGLLQLLHVLDRNPVQVPITCSHASSLALLPPRRLKRVIARMAAHNLQVVALPLTNGWLLGRQAGCSPLVRPLAPILQLQQGGVRVAVGGDNVQDPWFPGGNFDPLALMSQSLPLAQLAPWDRLGLMPFTTEAARVLELPWDGTLQRGAPADLLILKASTWSETFSQTPSRQLVVRGAFQPD, translated from the coding sequence GTGAACACATCTGCCGTCAGCCACATTCAGGGCTGGGCTCCCCGCTGCCTGATCGTTCCCGATGGCGTCGACACGCCGACATCGGCGACCGTGCCACCACGGGCCGATGGTCTGACTCCGGTGGAGCTGCGTTGGAAGGACGAGCGACTGATCTCCGTTCGCCTGTTGCAAGACAGCAGCGGTGTGCCAGAGCATCTGCTGCTGCCCCGGCTGGTGGAACCCCACGCCCACCTCGACAAAGCCTTCACCTGGGGGCAAGCCCCCAATCTCGAGGGCACCTACAGCGGTGCTTTGACCGCCAACCTGGCCGAGCATCAGACCCGCACCACCGCCCAGGTGCGAGACAGGGCAGAACGGGCTCTGCAGCAAGCCTTTCGCCATGGCCTGCGAGCCATGCGCAGCCATATCGACAGCCTGGGGCCTGGTGCCGACTGCAGCTGGGAGGCCCTACTGGACGCCCAGAGCAGCTGGAGAGAGCGCATCGCACTTCAGCTGGTGGCCCTGCTGCCGATCGAGCACTGGACCACCACCGCCGGGCAAGCCCTGGCGCAGCAGGTTGCCGCCAGCGGTGGACTGCTCGGTGGCGTGCTGGTTCCCCCATGCCGGGGTCGCAGCCCCCGCCGGGCTTTGACGCACATGCTGAGGCTGGCAGAGCAACTTGGCTGCGGCATTGATCTGCACATCGATGAAGCGCAGACCAGACCTGGCGAAGGACTACTGCAGCTGCTGCATGTGCTCGACCGGAATCCGGTGCAGGTCCCGATCACCTGCAGCCACGCCAGCAGTCTGGCCCTGTTGCCGCCGCGGCGGCTGAAACGCGTGATCGCCCGAATGGCAGCCCACAACCTCCAGGTGGTGGCCCTACCGCTCACCAACGGCTGGCTACTGGGCAGGCAGGCGGGATGCTCCCCGCTGGTGAGACCGCTGGCGCCGATCCTTCAACTGCAGCAGGGGGGCGTACGGGTGGCCGTGGGTGGCGACAACGTGCAGGATCCGTGGTTTCCAGGCGGAAACTTTGATCCGCTGGCCCTGATGAGCCAGAGCCTGCCGCTCGCGCAGCTGGCGCCATGGGACCGTCTGGGTTTGATGCCGTTCACGACAGAAGCTGCTCGAGTGCTGGAGCTTCCCTGGGATGGCACCTTGCAGCGGGGCGCTCCGGCCGATCTCTTGATCCTGAAGGCATCGACCTGGTCCGAGACCTTCAGCCAAACGCCAAGCCGCCAACTCGTGGTGAGGGGTGCTTTCCAGCCAGACTGA
- a CDS encoding aspartate aminotransferase family protein, translated as MGTYGRFPLTLTRGKGCWVEDEQGHRYLDAVAGIATCTLGHSDRAMRHALSRQLRRLQHVSNLYEIPEQIELASWLVHHSCADSVFFCNSGAEANEAAIKLARKHGHTLRGIDRPVIMTAQASFHGRTLAAVSATGQPRYHQGFEPMVEGFENFIYNDLASFESLLSRLEMHGPKVAAVLIEPLQGEGGVNPGDPAVFRAIREHCDARNILLIFDEVQVGMGRCGTLWGYERLGVEPDAFTLAKGLGGGHAIGALLVKQHADHFVPGDHASTFGGNPFACRAGLTVARELQRRDLISNVQQRGDQLQQGLNALVERFPQLLQGTRGWGLLQGLVMQEGCGHAAIDVVKAAIAQRLLLVPAGPQVVRMVPPLVISKREINTLLSRLDATLKSLST; from the coding sequence ATGGGCACCTACGGGCGCTTCCCTCTCACCCTCACCCGTGGCAAAGGCTGCTGGGTGGAGGATGAGCAGGGCCATCGCTATCTCGATGCTGTCGCAGGCATCGCGACCTGCACGCTCGGCCACAGCGATCGGGCGATGCGCCATGCCCTGTCCCGCCAGCTTCGGCGTCTGCAGCATGTGTCGAATCTCTATGAGATTCCCGAGCAGATCGAATTGGCCAGCTGGCTGGTGCACCACAGCTGTGCAGACAGCGTGTTCTTCTGCAATTCCGGCGCCGAAGCCAACGAAGCGGCCATCAAGTTGGCGCGCAAGCACGGCCACACGCTGCGGGGCATTGACCGCCCCGTGATCATGACGGCCCAGGCCAGCTTCCATGGCCGCACGCTGGCTGCGGTGAGCGCCACGGGCCAACCCCGCTATCACCAGGGTTTTGAGCCCATGGTGGAGGGCTTCGAGAACTTCATCTACAACGATCTGGCGTCATTCGAAAGCCTCTTGAGCCGGCTCGAAATGCACGGCCCCAAGGTGGCAGCGGTGCTGATCGAGCCTCTGCAAGGAGAGGGCGGCGTCAACCCAGGTGACCCAGCCGTGTTCCGAGCGATTCGGGAGCACTGTGACGCGCGCAACATCCTGCTCATCTTTGATGAGGTGCAGGTGGGGATGGGGCGTTGCGGCACCCTCTGGGGTTACGAGCGTCTCGGCGTGGAGCCCGATGCCTTCACCCTGGCCAAAGGCCTCGGAGGTGGCCATGCCATTGGAGCGTTGTTGGTCAAACAGCACGCTGACCATTTCGTGCCAGGCGATCACGCCAGCACCTTCGGCGGCAATCCTTTCGCTTGCCGGGCTGGGCTCACAGTGGCGCGCGAGCTTCAGCGTCGTGATCTGATCAGCAATGTGCAGCAACGCGGGGACCAGCTTCAGCAGGGTTTAAACGCCTTGGTGGAGCGCTTTCCTCAGCTACTGCAGGGCACCCGTGGTTGGGGCTTGCTCCAGGGATTGGTGATGCAGGAGGGCTGCGGTCATGCCGCCATCGATGTGGTGAAGGCGGCGATCGCGCAACGCTTACTGCTTGTGCCTGCTGGCCCCCAGGTGGTGCGCATGGTGCCTCCACTGGTGATCAGCAAACGTGAAATCAACACCCTGTTGTCTCGACTTGATGCCACCCTCAAGTCGCTCAGCACGTGA
- a CDS encoding FAD-binding oxidoreductase, whose product MEHAPKAVQTLQSALEAVDELDLLSTTADLDRFSRDAYDYSPVLEEQFGSCRAQLVVRPHTVAAVMAVASACAQASVPLTLRGAGTGNYGQCVPLQGGVVMLMGELRAVRALDPTTGVVEVECGCLLKDLDRELASQGRQLRLMPSTWRSASVGGFIAGGSGGIGSVRWGFLRDPGHLLGLEMVTLEPKPRLLQLDASDAEALNHAYGTNGIITALTLSSAPRVDWQEVCVDCSDWRTAVTLMQRCQQAAVELFLCTLLDQAIVAGLPPWSGPATATHRLLLLVSPDGVSTVERLASTVGGTMRCLGAETSRQGNGLRELSWNHTTLHMRQQDSAWTYLQMLLPQPEQPVLEALSKDWGDDLLWHLEGVRHAGAARLAAIPLVRWRSQDALERLINQCRSLGAVIFNPHVITVEDGGLGIIDGDQVAAKQRHDPGGLLNPGKLKGWTS is encoded by the coding sequence ATGGAACACGCCCCGAAGGCAGTGCAAACACTGCAGAGCGCTCTTGAAGCGGTTGACGAGCTCGATCTGCTCAGCACAACGGCCGATCTCGATCGCTTCTCCCGCGACGCCTACGACTATTCCCCTGTGCTTGAGGAGCAGTTCGGCTCCTGCCGTGCCCAGCTGGTGGTGCGCCCCCACACCGTCGCCGCGGTGATGGCCGTCGCCAGCGCCTGTGCCCAGGCCTCAGTGCCCCTCACCCTTCGGGGTGCCGGCACAGGCAACTACGGCCAGTGCGTCCCCCTCCAGGGAGGGGTGGTGATGCTGATGGGAGAGCTTCGCGCCGTGCGGGCTTTGGATCCCACGACGGGTGTAGTGGAGGTGGAATGCGGCTGCCTGCTCAAGGATCTGGACCGTGAACTCGCCTCGCAAGGCCGCCAACTGCGACTGATGCCCAGCACCTGGCGCAGCGCCAGCGTGGGTGGTTTCATCGCTGGCGGCTCCGGTGGCATCGGCTCCGTGCGCTGGGGCTTCCTGCGAGATCCCGGGCACCTGCTGGGGCTGGAAATGGTGACCCTGGAGCCCAAACCACGACTGCTCCAATTGGATGCCAGCGACGCCGAAGCCCTGAACCATGCCTACGGCACGAACGGCATCATCACCGCCTTAACCCTGAGCAGCGCTCCCCGGGTCGATTGGCAGGAGGTCTGCGTTGACTGCAGCGACTGGAGGACAGCCGTGACCCTGATGCAGCGCTGTCAGCAGGCTGCTGTCGAGCTGTTCCTCTGCACCCTGCTGGATCAAGCGATTGTGGCAGGCCTGCCCCCATGGAGCGGCCCGGCGACAGCAACCCATCGGCTCCTGCTGCTGGTCAGTCCCGATGGGGTCAGCACCGTGGAACGCCTGGCGTCGACGGTCGGCGGGACCATGCGCTGCCTGGGAGCCGAAACCTCACGGCAAGGCAATGGTCTACGGGAATTGAGCTGGAACCACACCACCCTGCACATGCGCCAGCAGGACTCTGCGTGGACCTATCTGCAAATGTTGCTCCCCCAGCCGGAACAACCTGTTCTGGAGGCCCTTTCCAAGGACTGGGGAGACGACCTGCTGTGGCATCTCGAAGGAGTCCGTCATGCCGGTGCAGCACGCCTGGCGGCCATCCCCCTGGTGCGCTGGCGAAGCCAGGACGCCCTCGAGCGCTTGATCAACCAGTGCCGCTCCCTCGGGGCCGTGATCTTCAATCCCCACGTGATCACCGTCGAGGACGGGGGGCTTGGAATCATCGATGGTGATCAGGTGGCCGCGAAACAGCGCCATGATCCAGGCGGCTTATTGAATCCCGGCAAGCTCAAAGGCTGGACAAGTTGA
- a CDS encoding DUF4278 domain-containing protein has product MQLSYLGNKYEPSNERPVVKPHAQLKYMGKAYYSQWADEAKAEASLTYRGIAYSR; this is encoded by the coding sequence ATGCAACTCTCCTATTTGGGCAATAAATACGAGCCCAGCAATGAACGTCCTGTGGTTAAGCCACATGCCCAATTAAAGTACATGGGAAAGGCTTACTACTCACAGTGGGCAGATGAAGCCAAAGCTGAAGCCTCTCTTACCTATCGCGGCATTGCTTATTCCCGCTGA
- the murA gene encoding UDP-N-acetylglucosamine 1-carboxyvinyltransferase, translating into MPAVAPASQEILAPHLEVSGGNSLCGELRVSGAKNSALVLMTAALLSDESLTLTNVPQLTDIDGMADILTALGVDVKRSHETVQLDASGLRHGEPPYELVNGLRASFFAIGPLLGRLGRARVPLPGGCRIGARPVVEHIRGLKALGAVVNVEHGVVSAAVPGRRTRLTGASIVLDCPSVGATETILMAAVLAEGTSVIENAAQEPEVQDLANLLNAMGARITGAGGPTITIEGVETLHSCTYAVIPDRIEAGTFLLAAAITRSRMRVAPVVPEHLSAVLQKLRDCGCELEIENGGITITPGEICGVDITTQPFPGFPTDLQAPFMALLTTAKGTSVITEKIYENRMQHVAELQRMGASIRLQGNTAVIEGVSQLSAAPVTGSDLRAAAAMVLAALTARGTSKVSGLNHLDRGYDAIEAKLTASGAQLQRWNP; encoded by the coding sequence ATGCCGGCTGTGGCGCCAGCGTCTCAGGAGATTCTCGCGCCGCATCTGGAGGTTTCAGGCGGTAATTCCTTGTGTGGTGAGCTGAGAGTGAGCGGAGCCAAGAATTCAGCCCTCGTGCTGATGACGGCGGCCTTGTTGAGCGATGAGTCGCTGACGCTCACCAACGTGCCTCAGCTCACCGATATCGATGGCATGGCCGACATCCTCACTGCTCTCGGTGTGGATGTGAAGCGCAGTCACGAGACCGTTCAGCTTGATGCCAGCGGTCTGCGCCACGGGGAGCCGCCTTATGAATTGGTTAATGGCTTGCGAGCCAGTTTCTTCGCCATTGGCCCGCTTTTGGGTCGTTTGGGGCGGGCCAGAGTGCCCCTGCCTGGGGGTTGTCGCATCGGTGCCAGGCCGGTGGTGGAGCACATCCGAGGCCTGAAAGCTCTCGGTGCGGTTGTCAATGTTGAGCATGGTGTGGTCTCGGCAGCGGTGCCTGGCCGCCGCACCCGGCTCACTGGTGCTTCGATCGTGCTCGACTGCCCCAGTGTTGGCGCCACAGAAACGATCCTGATGGCTGCCGTGCTGGCGGAAGGCACCAGCGTGATTGAAAACGCGGCACAGGAGCCTGAAGTTCAAGACCTGGCCAACCTGCTCAATGCCATGGGTGCTCGTATCACTGGTGCGGGTGGCCCCACGATCACGATCGAAGGTGTCGAGACGCTGCACAGCTGCACTTATGCGGTGATCCCCGACCGGATTGAGGCGGGCACCTTCCTTCTGGCTGCGGCGATCACCCGCTCGCGCATGCGGGTGGCTCCAGTGGTGCCCGAGCATCTCAGTGCCGTGCTGCAGAAGCTGCGTGATTGTGGCTGCGAGCTCGAAATCGAGAACGGCGGCATCACGATTACGCCCGGTGAGATCTGTGGCGTCGACATCACCACCCAGCCTTTCCCCGGCTTCCCCACGGATCTTCAGGCTCCCTTTATGGCCCTGCTCACCACGGCCAAGGGCACCAGTGTGATCACCGAGAAGATTTACGAAAACCGCATGCAGCACGTAGCAGAGCTGCAGCGCATGGGAGCTTCCATTCGTCTGCAGGGCAACACCGCTGTGATTGAGGGTGTGTCTCAGTTGAGCGCTGCTCCGGTCACGGGCAGTGACCTCCGTGCCGCTGCCGCGATGGTGCTGGCGGCTCTGACTGCCAGAGGCACCAGCAAGGTGTCAGGCCTCAATCATCTCGATCGGGGGTACGACGCGATTGAGGCGAAGCTCACCGCCAGTGGTGCCCAGCTGCAGCGCTGGAATCCCTGA